From the Terriglobales bacterium genome, the window CACATTTGGACCAGCTTCGATTCGCTTCGCAAGCTCCTCGATGATCAGACGAACGTGATCGAGTCGCTCCTTCTTGCTGAGCGGAATCGAAGAGAGCATTGTGTTCTGGCTCGATTCGCTGAGCCATTTAGCCGCGATCTCATCGACGCTCTCACGCAAGATAGCTGAGAGGCGCTTGACCTGAATCGGAGTTACTCGCCGCGGCTGTTTGGCTTTTTCCTTAATCGTCTCGACGAGGTGTTTTACCTCGGCGGGTTTTGTCAGGTAGTCGTCGACCTGGTTTCGTATCGCTTCCAGTGCGGTTGCGAAATCAGGATACCCGCTGAGAATTAATGTTACGGCGCTCGGCTGGACGCGGCGCATGGCGCTGATCAAGGTGAATCCGTCACCCTTCTCGCCGATGTTCAGGTCAGCCAACAACACGTCGAACTTATCGCGGTTGATATAGGCCAGCGCTTCGGCAACTGTGCCTGCCACCGACACTGCGAAACCTTCCTGTTCCAGGATGAGCGGCAACGTCAATCGAATGCCAGGTTCATCATCGGCGAAAAGAATCCGGGTCTTACGTACTTGCATACACGTTCACCGGGAGCACAGAGAAGCTTTCCAAGTCCTTCCGGCACCTTTCTTGTGGAGAGGTGAACTCCACGAACGGAAAAATGAACCCCCCAAACCTTAGTTGCTGGGTTCCGATGCAGAGTTGGCTAAGGTGCCTGCGATATACTCGCCCGGCACTTCAGCTAGAGGCCGCATATGCGCCGGTTACTTCTCGCGTTCGTCGCCGTGCTGTTGGTCGTTCAGTGGTCTGCCACCGCGGGCGCCCAGAGTTACACGATCCAGGCCATTCGCTACGCCACCGTGCCGGACTTTCCCGTGTCTAATCTCGTGATCGGAGCGCCCAAGGAGGAAAAGGTCAACCTGGCTATGGTGTTCTGGCTTCTACGCGGCGGCGGACACAACGTCCTGTTCGACAGCGGCTTTCATCGAGAAAAATGGTTCAAGCAGTTTCCGATCACTGAATACCTGCGGCCCGATGAAGCTGTGAAACTTGCGGGAGTGAAGCCTGAGGAAGTGACGGACATCATCGTCAGTCACGCCCATTGGGATCACATGGGAGGCATTGACCTGTTCCCAAAAGCCACTGTCTGGATTCAGAAAGAGGAGTTCGCTTACTACACAGGCGATGCCTGGCAACCGGGCGGAAAACACGGCGGAATCGACAGCGAAGATGTCGCGGAATTGGAACGACTGAACACGCAAGGTCGACTGAGACTAGTGAACGGAGACGACGTAGAAATCCTTCCCGGCATCCGCGCATACACGGGCGGCCGCCACACCTATGCTTCGCAGTACATTCGCGTCGATGGCGAGCCGGTTTACGTATTGGCCTCAGACAACTGTTACCTGTATCGCAACCTTAAAGAGCGAGCTGCGTCGGCCACCTTCAGCGAAGCTGATCACCCAGCCAACATCCGTAACCAGGAACGCATGATCCAACTCGCCGGCTCCGCCGACCGTGTCATACCAGGCCACGACGCATTGCAGTTCAAGAACTTTCCTACCGAAGGCCGTATCGCCCGTATCCGCTGAGCGGACAATTCCAGCCGGATGGGCCGAGACTGTTTCCATTTCGGTTCGTGCATGCGAACTCCGTGGTCCAGGGTTGGCGGGTGGCCAGGCCTTTTTGTTGAGTTCCAATATGGAACTAACAAGAAGTCGGGTGCCCCATCCCCCCACCCCAGCAACAAAATCGAGTTGCTGGGACCCCGGCCTCGCTGTGTTGGCGAGGGTGGGAGTGACATGAATGTCAATCAGCCCGGTTTTGTTTGTTCTCTTCTTTTCGGGCAGCTTCCAATTCGTCTATTCTGTCCAATGCACGTGAAGCCAGTGGTGTCGGACAATGCAAAAGTCAAAGGCGGAATTACACGCATTCTCCTATCCCACCCTCGCGAACGTCGCTTATCGAGGGGCATACCCCAAGCTGTTAGTGCTCGACTTCAGTCAGGCAGGATGGAGCGTTTTCGTAGTTCTTCGGCGTCGCCGAGGTCGCGCGCTCGGCCGGTGTGCTCTTTGTTCCGGATCAGGGCTGCGCGGCCTATGAAATAGACCGCAACTCCATCCAGTTCCCCCTGGTCACGCGTGGACCAGGCATCTTCGAAGCTAAGGCCGGAAAGGCTAGTCAGCAAATCTATCCGGTTAGGGCTCATGCCCAATTGGACGACTTTATCCGGATCCTGAAGATCGCCGCTTCCTATCGCAAGATTCCCGAAGCCGAACTGCGATAGGGCACGCATCACCCGCTCGGCGTTCTCGGGAGCCGGACGAATGAGCAGGCCGAGATCCGCGGTGTACCGCGGAACGCCGTGATAGGCGACCGCAAAGGCTCCTACGACCAGGTATTCAACTTTGTTCGCGTTTAATAATTCGACAAACTCGCGCAAGTCCTTGCTTAGCGGCATCGGGGTGGCGGCGGTCGCGGAGTTCGATCACCA encodes:
- a CDS encoding response regulator codes for the protein MQVRKTRILFADDEPGIRLTLPLILEQEGFAVSVAGTVAEALAYINRDKFDVLLADLNIGEKGDGFTLISAMRRVQPSAVTLILSGYPDFATALEAIRNQVDDYLTKPAEVKHLVETIKEKAKQPRRVTPIQVKRLSAILRESVDEIAAKWLSESSQNTMLSSIPLSKKERLDHVRLIIEELAKRIEAGPNVIANSKKPGATTHGRERFEQGYTTQRIAIEARLLHIVLSRVLHKHFLSVDMSTCISDMMLMGEALHEEFEESIRAFEEQSSFGQTA
- a CDS encoding N-acyl homoserine lactonase family protein, yielding MRRLLLAFVAVLLVVQWSATAGAQSYTIQAIRYATVPDFPVSNLVIGAPKEEKVNLAMVFWLLRGGGHNVLFDSGFHREKWFKQFPITEYLRPDEAVKLAGVKPEEVTDIIVSHAHWDHMGGIDLFPKATVWIQKEEFAYYTGDAWQPGGKHGGIDSEDVAELERLNTQGRLRLVNGDDVEILPGIRAYTGGRHTYASQYIRVDGEPVYVLASDNCYLYRNLKERAASATFSEADHPANIRNQERMIQLAGSADRVIPGHDALQFKNFPTEGRIARIR